Part of the Corynebacterium canis genome is shown below.
ATGATCGGAGCAAGGCGGATTCGCTGCGCGAAAGCCTGGCCAAACAATACCCCGACCTAAAGGTGGACACCGGTGCGAAGCTGGTGGAAGAGGTCGGCTCGGTGATCAAGTCCGCCCTGTCCTTTGTGAACTACTTCCTGTGGGCCTTCGCGGGCATCGCGCTCCTCGTCGGCACCTTTATCATCTCGAACACATTTTCAATGATCGTGGCGCAGCGAAACCGGGAATTCGCCCTGCTGCGCAGCATCGGCATTTCGCAGCAGCAGATCACCCGTTCGGTGATCTTCGAGGCGATCATGGTGGGCATTATCGGCTCCGTCCTCGGTATCTTCGGCGGCATGGGGCTGGTGCAGGCGGTGACCGCGGTGCTGGAAGCGCGCGGCGTCGGCCTCCCCACTTCCGGGTTCAGCCTCGATATGCAATCTATTGTGATTCCGCTGCTCGTAGGTATTTTCATTACGGTGATCAGCGCGTGGGCTCCGGCGCGGCGAGCGGGTTCGATCCGTCCGGTGCAGGCGATGCGCAACCAGGAACCGCCCTCCTTATTGATACGGACCATTTTCGGCGGGTCGCTGCTGGCCATCGGCTGCGGCGTGGTGCTGCTGGGCGCGCTCAACGAAAAGCTCGGCTCAACAGGTGTTCGAGCAACCGTGGTGGGCTTGGGCGCACTGGCCATTGTGCTGGGCACGTGGCTCGCGGGGCCCGCATTGTCCATCCCCGTGGTGAGCACCCTTGGTCGCATCGTCGGGGCACCGTTCCGCGCCATTGGACGCATTGCCGCAACGAACTCGCATCGCAATCCCCGACGGACGTCGGCAACCGCCTTTGCGCTGACGCTCGGCTTAGCGATGGTCAGTTCGATCAGCATGCTCGGCGCCACCATGCGGGAAAACCTCTCGGACATGATTGATACCACCGTCAAGGCCGATTACGTGCTTACTGGGCCGACGAACATGGACATCAGCATTCCGCGCGAAGACATCGAGGAAGTGAAACAGATTGACGGGGTGCGCGCAGCTACCACGATGTACGAAGCGCCGCTCACGATTAACGACGTCCCTATTGGCGCCGGTTTCAGCGCAGCTAACGGCCGCTCTCGGCTACCGGTGGCGGAAGGCAATCTCAACGAGGCCATCAAGCTCAACTTCAAGGAAGGCAAATCCGGGCAGGTCGGTTTGAGCGAATCCGTGGCCACCATGCTCAACGTCAAGGTGGGTGACAAGCTGCGCATCGGCGACAAGGAATTCCCGTTGGATGGGATTTATGAATCTAATGTTGCGGTTGGTATGGCGTATATCGACCTGGAGATCGCCAAACAATTTGCGCATGAAAATGAAATCCAGCCGAAGAAGCTCTTTGTGCTTACAGATGAAAACGTAAACCAGCAAACCTTGCGCGGAAAGATCGAAGACGCCGTGGCGAAATCCCTCGTGGTCACGGTGCGCAACAAGGAGGAGTTCGCCGGCGAAAACGCGGCGGGCATTAACCAGATGCTGGGTATCCTGTACGGCCTATTGGGGCTGGCGGTGGTGATCGCCGTTTTGGGTATTGTGAATACCCTTGCATTGAGCGTGATCGAACGCCGCCAAGAGATCGGCATGTTGCGCGCGGTCGGTGTGCAGCGGCGGCAGATCCGCCACATGATCTACATCGAATCGGCCGTTATCGCCGTATTCGGTGCGTTGACGGGCGCGGCAATTGGGCTGGGCCTTGGCTGGGGCTTTGTCAAGGTGCTTGCCGGCGATGGCCTAGAAACAATAATTGTGCCGTGGGGGCAGATCGCCATTATCCTCGCCAGCTCCGCCATTATCGGCGTGCTTGCCGCGGTATGGCCTGCGGGACGCGCGGCGCGGACGCAGCCATTGGAGGCGATCACAGATTAACGTTGGGGTTATGAACCTCAACGAGTGCATAGCCGCCGATTCCAAGATTGGGGTCGGCGGCCCCACTATTTTTGGGTGGAGAGCCATCCAACTCCTGAGCGACAACCCCGACCTCCAACCGGGCGAACTCACGCCCGCCGAACAAATCTCCTGGAAAAACATACGTAAACACGCCGCGCATTTAGCCCGCGGCATTCCCCTCGATGAAGCGGAAGATGTGCACGCTTCCCTAGACCCCGGTTTTGATGCCCTCAATAGGGCCCGGGATGTGCTTCTAAGCGCCCCGTATGACGCAATTGAACTGGCCGAACAGGCGTTGCATTGTGCGACGCAGGATCCCGTGGGGGTGCGGCTGGCGGCGCACCAGATGATCGCCGCCGGATATATGAATACGGGGAATTTAGAGGCCGCGCACGATCATCTCATGCTGGCTTTGGAGGACGCCGAACTTCCTATCCTGCTTGGGCAGCTCTATGCATTGCTTACACAGGTGGCGCTGATGCGTTACGATTCCGACGCGTTTGTGTTCCGCCATTCCGGCTTGGAGGCCCTAGCGCCCTATCCGGAGGCGCCCGCTCGGAAGTATCTGGAAAGCCTTGGTTAGGTTTTGGGTATAGGCAAACGGCCCGGTTGGTGTGTCCGGGCCGTTGGTGTTTGGTTTTGGGTGTCGGCGGTGTCCTACTCTCCCACACACTGCCGTGTGCAGTACCATTGGCGCTGGTGGGCTTAGCTTCCGGGTTCGGGATGGGTCCGGGCGTTTCCCCGCCGCTGTTGCCACCGACAAGTTTTTTTGTTTGGTTTTTGGGGTGGTGTTGGTGGTGGATACTGTGTAGTGGACGCGTGGTGGTTGTTGGTGTTCGGTGGATTAGTACCGGTCATCTGAGCACCTTGCGGTGCGTGCAATTCCGGCCTATCGACCCCATGTTCTGTGGGGCACCTGGTTGATGAAACGTTATCTTGGAAGGGGCTTCCCGCTTAGATGCTTTCAGCGGTTATCCCGTCCGTACGTAGCTAACCAGCCGTGCCACGGGCGTGACAACTGGCGCACTAGAGGTACGTCCGTCCCGGTCCTCTCGTACTAGGGACAGCGTTCCGCACGTTTCTGCGCGCGCGGCGGATAGAGACCGAACTGTCTCACGACGTTCTAAACCCAGCTCGCGTGCCGCTTTAATGGGCGAACAGCCCAACCCTTGGGACCTACTCCAGCCCCAGGATGCGACGAGCCGACATCGAGGTGCCAAACCATCCCGTCGATATGGACTCTTGGGGAAGATCAGCCTGTTATCCCCGGGGTACCTTTTATCCGTTGAGCGACACCGCTTCCACAAGCCGGTGCCGGATCACTAGTCCCTACTTTCGTATCTGCTTGACGTGTCAGTCTCGCAGTGAAGCTTCCTTGTGCACTTACACTCTGCCACCTGATTGCCAACCAGGCTGAGGAAACCTTTGGGCGCCTCCGTTACTCTTTGGGAGGCAACCGCCCCAGTTAAACTACCCACCAGGCACTGTCCCTGACCCGGATCACGGGCCGAGGTTAAAAGATACCCAATACGATCAGAGTGGTATTTCAACTTGCGACTCCCACACCACTGGCGTGGCGTGTTCACAGTCTCCCACCTATCCTACACAAACCGTATCGAATATCAATACCAAGCTATAGTGAAGGTCCCGGGGTCTTTTCGTCCTGCCGCGCGTAACGAGCATCTTTACTCGTAGTGCAATTTCGCCGGGTCTGTGGTTGAGACAGCAGGGAAGTCGTTACGCCATTCGTGCAGGTCGGAACTTACCCGACAAGGAATTTCGCTACCTTAGGATGGTTATAGTTACCACCGCCGTTTACTGGGGCTTAAATTCTCCGCTTCGCGTGACGCTCACGGGTCCTCTTAACCTTCCAGCACCGGGCAGGCGTCAGTCCGTATACCTCGACTTATCGTCTTCGCACGGACCTGTGTTTTTAGTAAACAGTCGCTTCCCTCTATTCTCTGCGGCCTGGCCACGCGCACCCACCGCCAAGGGTGGGCCACCCAACCAGGCCCCCCTTCTCCCGAAGTTACGGGGGCATTTTGCCGAGTTCCTTAACCACAGTTCTCCCGATCGCCTTAGTATTCTCTACCTGACCACCTGTGTCGGTTTGGGGTACGGGCCGCACATGCACTCACTAGAGGCTTTTCTCGGCAGCAGAGGATCATCAACATCCCCAACAAGTTGGGTACGCATCACGTCTCACCCATACCTGTGTGGCGGATTTGCCTACCACACGGGCTACACGCTTACACCACAATCCAATCAGTGGCTTGACTACCTTCCTGCGTCACCCCATCGCTTGGCTACTACCAGCTCAGATCCCACGCAACCACAAGCCACACACACCACCAACCACAAAAGCTGGCAGCACACATAACCTAGGCCGGGTGGTTAGTATCACTGATTCACCATGGGCGCACACATGCGGGTACGGGAATATCAACCCGTTATCCATCGACTACGCCTGTCGGCCTCGCCTTAGGTCCCGACTCACCCTGGGAAGATGAACTTGACCCAGGAACCCTTGGTCATCCGGCGGACGAGTTTCCCACTCGTCATTCGCTACTCATGCCTGCATTCTCACTCGCATCCACTCCACCACACGATCACTCGGCAGCTTCCACGCAAACACGACGCTCCCCTACCCACCAACCCCAACAAGGGCCGGTGCCGCGGCTTCGGCGGTGTACTTGAGCCCCACTGAATTGTCGGCGCAGAACCACTCGACCAGTGAGCTATTACGCACTCTTTCAAGGATGGCTGCTTCTAAGCCAACCTCCTGGCTGTCTTCGCGATCCCACATCCTTTTCCACTTAGTACACGCTTCGGGGCCTTAGCCGGCGATCTGGGCTGTTTCCCTCTCGACTACGAAGCTTATCCCCCGCAGTCTCACTGCTACGCTCTCACCTTGCCGGCATTCGGAGTTTGGCTGGCATCGCTAAGATGATAGTCCCGCATCAACCATCCAGTCGCTCTACCTCCAGCAAGAAACACGCAACGCTGCACCTAAATGCATTTCGGGGAGAACCAGCTATCACGGAGTTTGATTGGCCTTTCACCCCTACCCACAACTCATCCCCTCAGTTTTCAACCTAAGTGGGTTCGCGCCTCCACAGCGTCTTACCGCTGCTTCACACTGGCCATGGGTAGATCACTCCGCTTCGGGTCCAGAACATGCCACTCACTACACCCTCTTAGGATTCGCTTTCGCTACGGCTACCACACCATACGTGTTAACCTCGCGACATGCCGCTGACTCGCAGGCTCATTCTTCAAAAGGCACGCCATCACACACCCCACCACCAAAGGCAGACCATGCTCTGACGGCTTGTAGGCACACGGTTTCAGGTACTCTTTCACTCCCCTCCCGGGGTACTTTTCACCATTCCCTCACGGTACTTCTCCGCTATCGGTCACACTGAGTATTCAGGCTTACCGGGTGGTCCCGGCAGATTCACAGCAGATTCCACGAGCCCACTGCTACTCGGGAATACGATCAAGCACAACACGCCACATTTTCAGGTACGGGACTCTCACCCACTCCGGCAGACCATTCCAAGCCACTTCCCCTAACACAACGCACCACACCACAAGCACGGCAGCACTTGCAACAACCGCATCCCACAACCCCACACACGCAACCCCTGCCGAGTCTCACACGCGCATGGTTTAGCCAACATCCACGTTCGCTCGCCACTACTAGCGGAATCACATATTGTTTTCTCTTCCTACGGGTACTAAGATGTTTCACTTCCCCGCGTCACCACCACACCAGCTATTTCATTCACCAGTAGGCGACCATGCACAACCATGGCCAGGTTACCCCATTCGGACACCCTCGGATCAACGCTCAATTGACAACTCCCCGAGGCTTAACGCAGCCTTTCACGTCCTTCATCGGCTCAGCATACCAAGGCATCCACCGTGTGCCCTTCCAACACAACAACACACACAAACAATAAAGATGCTCGCGTCCACTATACAGTTCCACAAACAACACCAAAACAACCACAACACACACCCTCAAACCAACCCAACAACACATCAGATCAATCAGAACATGCATATATCTGTGCCTGCCCCAGACACCCAACAGCGCGCCACGAATGCCCCATCATCATCAACCAACCACAACCATCAAGTAGTAACCAACAGTTTGGAAGTCCACCTGGAAAAACAAAAACAAAACAGTGCTGCACACATATTCAGCGGCCACCACCTACAGCAACCACCACACACAGCACCACACAAAAACTCCTTAGAAAGGAGGTGATCCAGCCGCACCTTCCGGTACGGCTACCTTGTTACGACTTCGTCCCAATCGCCAATCCCACCTTCGACCACTCCCCCCAGCAAACGCTGGTTAGGCCATGGGCTTCGGGTGTTACCAACTTTCATGACGTGACGGGCGGTGTGTACAAGGCCCGGGAACGTATTCACCGCAGCATTGCTGATCTGCGATTACTAGCGACTCCGACTTCATGGGGTCGAGTTGCAGACCCCAATCCGAACTGAGGCCGGCTTTCAAAGGGATTCGCTCCACCTCACGGTCTCGCAACCCACTGTACCGACCATTGTAGCATGTGTGAAGCCCTGGACATAAGGGGCATGATGATTTGACGTCATCCCCACCTTCCTCCGAGTTGACCCCGGCAGTCTCTCATGAGTCCCCACCATCACGTGCTGGCAACATAAGACAAGGGTTGCGCTCGTTGCGGGACTTAACCCAACATCTCACGACACGAGCTGACGACAGCCATGCAGCACCTGTCACTGCGAGTTCCCGAAGGGAAACACCATCTCTAGGCGCGATCTCGGGATGTCAAGACCTGGTAAGGTTCTTCGCGTTGCATCGAATTAAACCACATGCTCCACCGCTTGTGCGGGCCCCCGTCAATTCCTTTGAGTTTTAACCTTGCGGCCGTACTCCCCAGGCGGGGCGCTTAAAGCGTTAGCTCCGGCACAGAAGGGGTCGAACCCTCCCACACCAAGCGCACCGTTTACGGCGTGGACTACCAGGGTATCTAATCCTGTTTGCTCCCCACGCTTTCGCACCTCAGCGTCAGTATCGAGCCAGAGCCGCCTTCGCCACTGTGTTCCTCCGATATCTACGCATTTCACCGCTACACCTGGAATTCCAGTCTCCCGCACTCAAGTTATGCCCGTATCGCCTGCACGCCCGAAGTTAAGCCCCGGAATTTCACAGACGACGCGACAAACCACCTACGAGCTCTTTACGCCCAGTAATTCCGGACAACGCTCGCACCTACGTATTACCGCGGCTGCTGGCACGTAGTTAGCCGGTGCTTCTTCTCCAGGTACCGTCACCAAAAGCTTCGTCCCCAGCGAAAGAGGTTTACAACCCGAAGGCCGTCATCCCTCACGCGGCGTCGCTGCATCAGGCTTGCGCCCATTGTGCAATATTCCCCACTGCTGCCTCCCGCAGGAGTCTGGGCCGTATCTCAGTCCCAATGTGGCCGTACACCCTCTCAGGTAGGCTACCGTCGACGCCTTGGTAGGCCATTACCCCACCAACAAGCTGATAGGCCGCAAGCTCATCCCACACCAGCCCCCAAAACAGAAGCCTTTCCACCATGACACACAAAAGCATGGTCCTATCCAGTATTAGACCCAGTTTCCCAGGCTTATCCCAAAGTGCAGGGCAGATCACCCACGTGTTACTCACCCGTTCGCCACTCGAGCACCCCAACCAAAGCCAGGGCCTTTCCGTACGACTTGCATGTGTTAAGCACGCCGCCAGCGTTCGTCCTGAGCCAGGATCAAACTCTCCACAAAAACAAAATCAGCTTAAATGAAAAGCCAAACCCCAACAAAAAACAAACAACCAACAAAACAATCAGTTGTCCAAAAAAACAAAAACAAAACAGTTGAAAAACCAATCCCAACCATCCCACTGCGACCAGCCCAAAGCCAGCTCACGAAGCACAAACCCCGCCAGCAACCAAACCAACCACAACAAAACAGCCACAACCAGCCAACAACAACAAAACAAACATGACACACTATCGAGTTCTCAAACAACACAGCCAAACCACAATCAAGCGCCACCAATCAATGGCACCGAATCGAAGAGTTTGAACGAGCAACGCGAACCCGCCACACAAGGGGGCGTAACGCGCTGACCTGATCTAATCTACACAACCTTTTAGACCAGTACAAATCAGCAGGTTATTGACACTTTCTGAAGTTACATTAAGCATCTGGTCCAGGCTTTACGACGCCCGCTGCACCTTCGAGGTTTGCTTGCCTAGCACCATAAAGAAAAGAACGATCCCCACCGTGAGGATGATGTGGCCGAGCCCAGAGATGCCAGCTAACGCAGCCGGGAGAACATAGCCTGGTTCGATAACTTCATTGACGCCACGGAAGATCATCATTGTGGTTGTCCACAGCACACCAACGTTGTACGTCCAGAAAAACGCGTTGAATCGCTTATCAGCATCTAAGCGAAAAGCCGCGTTGAGCGCCAGTGCGATCAGGAAAAAGAACATGCCGAGGACCAAAAGGTGCGTGTGCAGCGTCGACAACCGCGTCGGACCGAAGTAATCATTCAATCGACCAAACTCGCGGTAGAACACGCCGGACACCAAACCAAGCACGGCGTAACTCGCCGCTGCTGTATACAACTTTTTCATACTGGAAACGCTAGCGATTACAACCTCGAAAAACTTCAACCCTCTGTCTGGACTTGGAATCAACCAGACGATACAACGCGCTAGTAACTTAGAGTGCCAAGTACACAAACTTCCCAATGCGCACCGCAGCGTACAAAATCTTTAATGGTAAGCCTTACTGATACTGCTGCGCCGTCCTCGACAACGACGCGTCCGCCCTGTATCCGACGCAACACTTCATAAAAGCACAAAGGTGGTGAGAGAACTGTTGAAAACTGTTGGCAGCCTATTCGAGGAGGAACCGAAACAGTGGGGTCTGCGCGGCGATCCATTTATGTGGAGAGAGCTAAAAGACCGATTTTCCCAGGTCCCATTGCCGGCTAGCGCACGCGAATGTGAACGACTCATTAGGCAGGCCCTGTACGACATCATTAATACTGAAGCTGCCAACCCCCTACCCGATCGACAGGACCCGACACACGCGCATTACTGGATCAAACGCTTTTCCCACGGCGGCATGAGCAGCGGATACGTCAGTACCCAGTTTTGGGAAACAACGGGGATCCCGATCCTAGTGCAGCGATACAATTGTGGTTCAGCGCCAGTTTGAAAACACCATCGTCGGGGCGAACGCCTAGCTTCCTTCGATTTCTTGGACGATCTGAAGCTTGTTGTTATCAGGGTCGGAAAGTTCAGCGAGCTTGATGAATCCATAATCTTGGATCGGTGACACGCTGCACCCAGCTGCTAAGCATGCCGCAACCTGCTCTTCGACATCCGTCGACCCAAGAATAGCGATTGAATGCCCCGCCCTTTGCGGGTCCTCGGTTACTTGCAACCAAGACGAGCCGATCGCCCACTCTCCCGTTCCAGTCTCCGGTTCGACAGCAGGTTCGCCCAGAAGGTTTACGTACCAACTGCGCGATGCTGCGTAGTTCGACACAGCGACCACCGGAATTGCACTGTCAAAGCTATGGCCAGCCATTGCTATCCTCACCTCTCAAAGTAGGAACCGTTGGATGTCTAGGCGTTACTGTAGCGGTTTTCGGGGCTGGTGGGGGTGTTAGCCTAGTAGCTTGATGTTGTCGCAGACGGCGTCGAGCAGTCTGTGTTCGTGGCTGATCATGAGTACTGACCGCCGCGCTGCGCATACAACCTCCAGCGATGTAGAACCTCCAGCGAGACAATGACGCTGCCGAACAAAGCGATTAAACCTGACTTTGGTCAATAAAGTCAGGTTACAGATCGCGAGAGTGATTACATCTCATAGGGCGTTGCGTCGGGGCCAATAGTTTCGGCCACGGCAAAGCTAATGGCTGCGATGTTTGCTCAGCTCTGGTACTACCAACGGCCCCTCAGCGCACGGATCCGTAATGACCCGAGACTTTAATCCGTATGCCTCTTCGAGATATTCCGGAGTGAGGATGTCCGCCGGGGAACCAGTTGCAATAATTTCTCCGTTTTTCATAAGCACTAGTTGGTCGGAGTAACGTGCGGCTAGATTCAGGTCATGCAACACCATGACTACGGTTTTGCCGTGGCACCGGTTCAAGCAACTTACAAGATCCAATACCTCAATGGAATGCGCTAAATCTAGGTAGGTCGTCGGCTCGTCCAGCAAAATAATGTCGGTATCTTGGGCAAGCACCATAGAGATCCACACACGTTGGCGCTGTCCACCAGACAGTTGATCAACCTCGCGGTCCTTTAAATCTAGGATGCCGGTCATCTCCATGGCGCGGGTGGTTGCAGTCGAGTGCGCACTCGACCATTGCTGCAACCAGCTTTGATGCGGATGCCTGCCTCGCGCGACCAAATCTGCCACAGTCACCCCAGGTGGGGTGATAGGAGACTGTGGCAGCATCGAGACCAATTTTGCGAAATCTCGCTGTCGGTAGTCTCTTAGGTCCTTACCATCTAACGTCACCGTGCCAGTGCTAGGGAGCAAGAGTTTGGAAAGTCCTCTTAATAAAGTAGATTTTCCGCAGCCATTAGCGCCAATGATGGAGGTAATTGCAGCATTTGGGATTTCAATACTGACATCACGCGCAATGACTCGTTCCTGGTAACCCAGGCTGATGCCGCTGGCTTTAAGCCGAGATGGTGTTGCAGTTTTAGCTACCAATGTGCTCTTTCAGGCCATCGCGGATGATGGTAGCAGACAGGTAGGATGCATTGACGTACCAAGCATCGTAGTCAACCTCGACGACGTGTTTGTCTTGCACCGCCTTCAGGGTGCTCCATGTGGAGGTTGTGGTGGGATCATTGGCACCGTCTTGAACTGCATAGAACAACCAATCTGCATCGGCTTCTTCAAGTTGTTCGGCAGAAAGCTCTTTACCGGCTTTATCGGTAAATTGTTGGCTTTCTGGCCGATTCAGAAGACAATCCGCAGCGACAATCCCAGCCATGGATTGTGCACCAAAGATCTGGAAGGCATCATCTTTAGTGCGCAGGAAGGAGACGGTGGGCGCTTTATCTCCCAAGGATTCGCCCCATGTTTTACAGGACTCTTCAAATTCCTTGAGCAGAGTTTCCGCGTCAGACTTTTTGCCCACGGCGTCGGCAATGGTAACAAAGTCTTCTTTCCAGTTTTCGCCACCGCCGGAACCAGTAACCACCGTAGCTATCTTGCGTAGCTGTTCCAATATAGCTTCATCAGTGCGGTCATTAGCGCAAATGAGCGTGGGTTTCAGGGCCGCAATTGCCTCCATGTCGGGATTGGCGCGCACCCCGCAGTCCTTGATGGTACTCAGATCAAATTCGGAACCAAATCGTTCGGAAATGAACTCGGGAATCAGGTCTGCGCCTTTAGCTTTGGCTGCACCCACCGGCAAAATCCCTAGGAGCAGCATGTTATCCAGTTGGCCGGTGTTGAGCACAACCACCCGAGAAGCGTCATTACCGGAGGTTGCTTCTGCACTGCTACTAGTTGCCGAAGTGGAATCAGAGGAAGAGTCCGAGCTTGAGGTGCAGGCAGCCAACGTAGCGGCACCCGCGGCGAGGGCTAGGCCAAGGAATCCGCGGCGGGTGATGGGTTGGCTCATACGAAATGAAGATGAGTTACTCATGAAAGATAGCCTAACCTATGTAGTTTAAGGTATGCGAATGTTGTAAGCAAAATTGAATAAAAAGTTGGGAAATCGTTTGCTTGAACCCTAAATCAACTGGTTTTATGCACAAGAGTAGCTTGGTGGGGGTTTGTATTGTGCGCCTGGTAATGTTGATATGCAGTTGGCAGTCAGGCCACTTCCCGGCGGTTTCACTAATGCCCTCTAGTGTTGCCGCTGTGGTGCTGTCGATGAACACTCGTCCAAGGTTGGCGCACTCAAAACCTAGCAAGCTAGGTTATCCTCGGCCAAGAGATGATTTCACAGAACAAACATCTTGCAAAATCCTTTGATATGTTCAGGTTTAGGCTACTGCCAGTCTGCCCGCCAAAAACCTCCGCTGCGGCGGAATAACCCGCGTGGTGATAATGCAAGAAGGTTTTTTGCCTCACTTTGCTTTGGCTCGGCTGGTTCGCAGCAATAACCAGATTAAGAATGGACCACCTATGGCTGCGGTCACAATGCCAACAGGCACTTCCCAAGGGAACGCCATTCGGGCAGCAAGATCAGCACTTGACAAAAGCACAGCCCCCATCGCCGCAGACAGCACGATTGGCGGGGCGCCGACACCCGCGATACGTGCCGCGATTTGCGGTGCCACAAAAGCAACAAACCCGACTGGGCCAACAGCAGAAACTGTCACGGAAGCTAAAGCGACAGAGATTATCAACAAAGTGATATTCACTTTTTTCAGCGGCACCCCCAAGCCTTGAGCCGCATCGGGGCCAAGGGCTATTGCCGGAAGGTAAATGCTCAGCCTTAACAGCATTATGAGCGCGATTACTAGCAGGCATAACGTCGGCCAAAGGTGTTCAAAGCTCCGGCCATTAACGGTACCGATCATCCAAACTTTGGCGGCAGCTGCAGTATTCAGATCGGTCGTTGCCATCATGTAGGTAATCAGCGCTTGCAGTGCCGCATTGACTCCAATGCCAATAAGCAGCAGCCGGAACATGTCTGAGCCGGAACGATGTGACAAGAGCCAGATCAAGCAAGCGGTTAGCAAGCCGCCAAACATCGCGGCAAAGGGAAGACCGATAGTGCTCATGATCGTTGAGGTGGCACCTCCACTGAAAACCATAAGCGATACTGCCACCGTGGACGCACCTCGGCTGATACCTAAAATATCGGGACTGGCAAGCCCATTTCTGGCGATGATCTGGGTGATAGCACCAGACAACCCGAGTGCAGCACCAACCGCAAGAGCCACGACTGACCTTGCTAACCGCCAGTCGATAACCACGGTTCGTTCTATGTCCAAACCGCCACCAAACAGCACAGTAACTACTTGAGAAATAGTGAGGGCGTATTCCCCCAACGCTAAACTTGCTAGCCACACCAAAACACAGATGAAAAGAACCAAGACAGTGGCGATGGCCGAACGTTTATGGACAAGCAAAGATACTGTGCCTGCTTGAAGTTGCCCCAGTGACGACATGGGCAACGATGCTCGTTGTTTCATTTTTAGGTTCACAGTGCGACCAGCTTTCGGTTCCTGACCAGCCAGATAAAGGCAGGTGCGCCTATAAGCGCAACGATTACCCCGGCTTGCATCTCACCAGGGCGCAGAATGACTCGGCCCGCCACATCAGCCAGAAGAAGCAATGTTGCACCGCCCAGGGCGGAGTAAGGTAATAACCAGCGATAATCTGGGCCGGTAAAGACACGCACAATATGTGGAACCATCAAACCAACAAAACCAATCGGTCCCGCAGCGGCAGTAGCCGCACCGGCAAGCACGGTAATAACGGCGAAGCCTAACAGCGAAATACGCGCCACATTAGCGCCGAGGCTCTGGGCAGTTTCGGCACCTAAACTCAAGAGATTGAGCGATGGCCCAAGGCTGAGTGCAACTACTGCGCCGAGCAAAATTGGTGGAAGAACGGGCATAATAACATCGAACCCGCGACCAGTGACTGATCCCGCCTGCCAGAATCGCAATGCATCGAGCGCTTGAGGGTCAATGTAGACGATCCCGGAAGTTACTGCCGCTAACGTGGCTGACAATGCGGCACCAGCCAGCACCAGCCCTAACGTATCGCCCTTACCTAACCCAGAATTGGAAATACCAAGTACTAAGAGCGAAGTGATTCCAGCACCAGCGAACGCAAGCCAAAGCGAGCCCATCATGGAGGAAATACCAAAAAGGTAAAGCCCACTCACCACTGCGAGGGCGGCTCCGGCAGAGACACCCAACATGCCGGGATCAGCTAACGGATTACGAGTAAGAGCTTGAATCACTGAACCCGCGAGACCCAACGCAGCGCCGACAAGCATGGCAAGAATTGTCCTAGGAATACGCATC
Proteins encoded:
- a CDS encoding ABC transporter permease — its product is MATMRTISLRTIAAHKIRLALTVLSVVLGTAFIAGSSMFTASLSNSFNSIVSTAFDDVDIVVAGGEKTPDGVSLQVVEELRQRADIKSVDIGVTGSQIVLGGSDGRAIQTGGAPSQALPSFEGSTSASGGDLIEGKMPTETGTVAVNESAAERGNIKVGDKVTVITPKERKDYQVVGLVSTVNDTGGWVGVVFPEPDYLDQFSNGSTVSQVIIRLDDRSKADSLRESLAKQYPDLKVDTGAKLVEEVGSVIKSALSFVNYFLWAFAGIALLVGTFIISNTFSMIVAQRNREFALLRSIGISQQQITRSVIFEAIMVGIIGSVLGIFGGMGLVQAVTAVLEARGVGLPTSGFSLDMQSIVIPLLVGIFITVISAWAPARRAGSIRPVQAMRNQEPPSLLIRTIFGGSLLAIGCGVVLLGALNEKLGSTGVRATVVGLGALAIVLGTWLAGPALSIPVVSTLGRIVGAPFRAIGRIAATNSHRNPRRTSATAFALTLGLAMVSSISMLGATMRENLSDMIDTTVKADYVLTGPTNMDISIPREDIEEVKQIDGVRAATTMYEAPLTINDVPIGAGFSAANGRSRLPVAEGNLNEAIKLNFKEGKSGQVGLSESVATMLNVKVGDKLRIGDKEFPLDGIYESNVAVGMAYIDLEIAKQFAHENEIQPKKLFVLTDENVNQQTLRGKIEDAVAKSLVVTVRNKEEFAGENAAGINQMLGILYGLLGLAVVIAVLGIVNTLALSVIERRQEIGMLRAVGVQRRQIRHMIYIESAVIAVFGALTGAAIGLGLGWGFVKVLAGDGLETIIVPWGQIAIILASSAIIGVLAAVWPAGRAARTQPLEAITD
- a CDS encoding DUF2871 domain-containing protein, whose translation is MKKLYTAAASYAVLGLVSGVFYREFGRLNDYFGPTRLSTLHTHLLVLGMFFFLIALALNAAFRLDADKRFNAFFWTYNVGVLWTTTMMIFRGVNEVIEPGYVLPAALAGISGLGHIILTVGIVLFFMVLGKQTSKVQRAS
- a CDS encoding VOC family protein; the protein is MAGHSFDSAIPVVAVSNYAASRSWYVNLLGEPAVEPETGTGEWAIGSSWLQVTEDPQRAGHSIAILGSTDVEEQVAACLAAGCSVSPIQDYGFIKLAELSDPDNNKLQIVQEIEGS
- a CDS encoding ABC transporter ATP-binding protein, with the protein product MVAKTATPSRLKASGISLGYQERVIARDVSIEIPNAAITSIIGANGCGKSTLLRGLSKLLLPSTGTVTLDGKDLRDYRQRDFAKLVSMLPQSPITPPGVTVADLVARGRHPHQSWLQQWSSAHSTATTRAMEMTGILDLKDREVDQLSGGQRQRVWISMVLAQDTDIILLDEPTTYLDLAHSIEVLDLVSCLNRCHGKTVVMVLHDLNLAARYSDQLVLMKNGEIIATGSPADILTPEYLEEAYGLKSRVITDPCAEGPLVVPELSKHRSH
- a CDS encoding iron-siderophore ABC transporter substrate-binding protein gives rise to the protein MSQPITRRGFLGLALAAGAATLAACTSSSDSSSDSTSATSSSAEATSGNDASRVVVLNTGQLDNMLLLGILPVGAAKAKGADLIPEFISERFGSEFDLSTIKDCGVRANPDMEAIAALKPTLICANDRTDEAILEQLRKIATVVTGSGGGENWKEDFVTIADAVGKKSDAETLLKEFEESCKTWGESLGDKAPTVSFLRTKDDAFQIFGAQSMAGIVAADCLLNRPESQQFTDKAGKELSAEQLEEADADWLFYAVQDGANDPTTTSTWSTLKAVQDKHVVEVDYDAWYVNASYLSATIIRDGLKEHIGS